The proteins below are encoded in one region of Telopea speciosissima isolate NSW1024214 ecotype Mountain lineage chromosome 10, Tspe_v1, whole genome shotgun sequence:
- the LOC122642533 gene encoding pentatricopeptide repeat-containing protein At1g71490, giving the protein MQSKVKHIQACYGTRGCRRKPKLMFKSSSVLSRALSKSYFQKFIPISWKRNLRNSLPDTPYECEEPVTDSKSLPKDPPTKGETLIDSLQSSLRTFTSQGQLHHSFKVFSIIQFHAASSNSFDLILHPISLLLASCITLKSLPQGKQLHSHIISLGLEQHPVLVPKLVTFYSSFNCLNDAHSITDNSNTWHALPWNILISVYVKKGLYSEAMSAYKQMVNMGIKPDNFTYPSVLKACGEAFDLVFGREIHWSVEASHLEWSLVVQNALISMYIKCDEVGIARSLFDKMPERDVITWNSMIFGYASRGMWVEAFELFERMRDRAIEVNIVTWNTIAGGCLQTSNYKGALDLISQMRNRGVWLDIVSMLIGLGACSRIGCVKLGKEIHSSAIRSCFEEVDSIKNALITMYSRCKDLRHAHVLFRLTETKSIVTWNSMISGCSCSDRSEEASFIFREMLTSGIEPNYVTIASILPLCARVANLQHGKELHCYILRHGGFKDYLLLWNSLVDMYSKSGRISEAQKVFNLMSKRDEVTYTSLITGYGSQGEGQVALKLFEEMNMSRIKPDHITMVAILSACSHSGLVSEGQRIFDKMTTLYGINPQLEHFACLVDLFGRAGLLRKAVEIITRMPFRPSPPMWATLIGACHIHGNMEIGEWVAEKLLEMQPDNAGYYVLIANMYAAAGCWSKLAKVRTFMRDLGVKKTPGCAWIDVGSGFYPFLVGDRSNSHAQEIYSLLEGLTEVMKDAGYVASNNLGLLASEDFE; this is encoded by the coding sequence CATATGAATGTGAAGAACCTGTCACAGATTCTAAATCTTTACCAAAAGACCCCCCTACAAAGGGGGAAACTCTTATAGATTCTCTTCAGTCATCCCTCAGGACCTTTACAAGTCAAGGCCAATTACACCATAGCTTTAAGGTCTTCTCTATCATCCAGTTCCATGCtgcttcttccaattcttttGATCTTATATTACACCCAATATCCTTGCTCCTCGCATCTTGCATCACCCTTAAATCACTTCCACAAGGGAAACAACTCCATTCTCACATTATCTCGTTGGGTCTTGAACAGCATCCTGTTTTGGTACCCAAACTTGTCACCTTCTATTCATCCTTTAACTGCCTTAATGATGCCCATTCTATAACTGATAATTCTAATACTTGGCATGCTTTGCCATGGAATATTTTGATCTCTGTGTATGTTAAGAAGGGGTTGTATAGTGAAGCAATGTCTGCTTATAAACAAATGGTCAACATGGGGATCAAGCCTGATAATTTTACATATCCTTCTGTACTGAAGGCTTGTGGTGAAGCATTTGATCTAGTTTTTGGAAGAGAGATTCATTGGTCAGTTGAAGCTAGCCATCTTGAGTGGAGCTTGGTTGTACAAAATGCTCTGATTTCCATGTATATCAAGTGTGATGAAGTTGGTATTGCACGTTCATTGTTCGACAAAATGCCAGAAAGAGATGTTATTACTTGGAATTCAATGATCTTTGGTTATGCTTCCAGAGGAATGTGGGTGGAGGCCTTTGAACTGTTTGAGAGGATGCGAGATAGAGCTATTGAAGTGAATATAGTAACTTGGAATACTATAGCTGGTGGTTGTCTTCAGACATCAAACTATAAGGGAGCGCTTGATTTGATTTCACAGATGAGAAACCGTGGGGTTTGGTTAGATATCGTCTCAATGCTTATTGGATTGGGTGCATGTTCTCGAATCGGTTGTGTAAAATTGGGGAAGGAGATTCACAGTTCTGCTATCCGTAGCTGTTTTGAGGAGGTCGATAGCATTAAAAATGCACTAATCACCATGTATTCAAGGTGTAAGGACCTCAGACATGCTCATGTCTTGTTCCGGTTGACAGAAACTAAGAGTATAGTTACATGGAATTCCATGATCTCTGGTTGCAGCTGCTCAGATCGATCTGAGGAAGCCTCCTTTATATTTAGGGAGATGTTGACATCTGGGATTGAGCCAAATTATGTGACAATTGCAAGTATTCTTCCTCTTTGTGCTCGAGTGGCAAACTTGCAACATGGAAAAGAGCTCCACTGTTACATACTGAGGCATGGAGGGTTCAAGGACTATTTGCTACTATGGAATTCTCTTGTGGATATGTACTCAAAATCTGGAAGAATCTCAGAAGCTCAAAAGGTGTTCAACTTGATGAGCAAGAGGGATGAAGTCACCTATACTTCTTTGATAACTGGATATGGGAGTCAAGGGGAAGGACAAGTTGCACTGAAACTATTTGAGGAGATGAACATGTCTAGGATCAAACCAGATCATATAACAATGGTAGCTATTCTGTCAGCTTGCAGTCATTCAGGTCTTGTGTCCGAAGGACAAAGGATATTTGACAAGATGACCACCTTGTATGGGATAAATCCCCAATTGGAGCATTTTGCTTGCCTGGTTGATCTGTTTGGGAGGGCGGGTTTGTTGAGAAAGGCGGTAGAAATCATCACACGGATGCCATTCCGACCAAGCCCTCCAATGTGGGCCACACTCATAGGGGCGTGTCATATCCATGGGAACATGGAGATTGGAGAATGGGTGGCTGAGAAATTGTTAGAGATGCAGCCTGATAATGCAGGATACTATGTGTTGATTGCTAACATGTATGCAGCTGCTGGGTGTTGGAGCAAACTAGCAAAGGTGAGGACATTCATGAGAGACTTGGGTGTGAAAAAGACTCCTGGTTGTGCTTGGATTGATGTGGGCAGTGGATTTTACCCATTTCTGGTTGGGGATAGATCAAACTCACATGCACAAGAGATTTATTCATTGTTGGAAGGATTGACTGAGGTTATGAAAGATGCTGGCTATGTTGCCTCCAATAATTTGGGTTTATTAGCAAGTGAAGACTTTGAGTGA